A single genomic interval of Nonomuraea rubra harbors:
- a CDS encoding SDR family NAD(P)-dependent oxidoreductase, whose product MPTALITGATAGLGAAFARHLAAEAYSLVLVARDELRLAKTADQLKLRYGVSVEVLPADLSTEEGLARVESRLREGVDLLVNNAGFGNAGHFPDVPVANEVRMLKVHCEAVLRLTLAALPGMRERDRGAIVNVASVAAFFTRGTYSASKAWVVNFSESAATTVGPRIRVMALCPGFVRTEFHQRASMDSSGIPWFLWLKADDVVRAAMRDLAVGRRVSIPGLRYKLIVAIGRLVPRGLQAMVSQRIGR is encoded by the coding sequence ATGCCAACCGCACTGATCACGGGCGCGACCGCCGGCCTCGGCGCCGCCTTCGCCCGCCACCTGGCCGCCGAGGCCTACTCGCTCGTCCTCGTGGCCCGCGACGAGCTCCGCCTCGCCAAGACCGCCGACCAGCTCAAGCTCAGGTACGGCGTGAGCGTCGAGGTGCTGCCCGCCGACCTGTCGACCGAGGAGGGCCTGGCCAGGGTCGAGTCGAGACTGCGTGAGGGCGTCGATCTGCTGGTCAACAACGCCGGCTTCGGCAACGCGGGGCACTTCCCCGACGTGCCGGTCGCCAACGAGGTCCGCATGCTGAAGGTGCACTGCGAGGCGGTGCTGCGGCTGACGCTGGCGGCGCTGCCCGGCATGCGCGAGCGCGACCGGGGCGCGATCGTGAACGTGGCGTCGGTGGCGGCGTTCTTCACGCGCGGCACCTACAGCGCCTCCAAGGCGTGGGTGGTGAACTTCAGCGAGTCGGCCGCGACCACGGTCGGCCCGCGCATCAGGGTCATGGCGCTGTGCCCCGGCTTCGTCCGCACCGAGTTCCACCAGCGGGCCTCGATGGACAGCTCGGGCATCCCCTGGTTCCTGTGGCTGAAGGCCGACGACGTGGTGCGCGCGGCGATGCGGGACCTGGCGGTGGGGCGGCGGGTCTCGATCCCCGGCCTGCGCTACAAGCTCATCGTGGCGATCGGGCGGCTCGTCCCGCGTGGCCTGCAGGCCATGGTGTCGCAGCGGATCGGCCGCTGA
- a CDS encoding PQQ-dependent sugar dehydrogenase, with protein sequence MRLVVAGILLMALTACTPGQPAGSAARTPATTGASPVPSPRTSLPEPQTSTPATERGELRFTEIATLEQPVAFAVREGDDRLYVAEQTGRLRTTDGKTVIDLSGEVSTGNEQGLLGVAFHPTGRWVYLDWTDARGHTHITEWAYDGERATGRRDVLTQDQPFANHNGGQLAFGPDGHLYIAFGDGGSAGDPEGNGQDLGTLLGKIVRIDPRGDPYEIPEDNPFAGRRGARGEIWAYGLRNPWRFSFDRGTGDLWIGDVGQNAWEEVDHQPASSKGGENYGWNLREGKARFRDGQARDLVEPVIVYPLNEGGNCSLIAGYVYRGEKIPWLKGQFLYGDFCAGWVRAAPAADPADSAEVGRVEQLSSFGQGPDGELYALSLQGPIYRIEPA encoded by the coding sequence GTGCGCCTCGTCGTGGCCGGGATCCTCCTCATGGCCCTCACCGCCTGCACGCCCGGGCAGCCCGCCGGGTCGGCCGCCCGCACCCCCGCCACCACCGGCGCCTCGCCCGTCCCCTCGCCGCGCACCAGCCTGCCCGAGCCGCAGACGAGCACGCCCGCGACCGAGCGGGGCGAGCTGCGCTTCACCGAGATCGCCACGCTGGAGCAGCCGGTGGCGTTCGCCGTACGCGAGGGCGACGACCGGCTCTACGTGGCCGAACAGACGGGCCGGCTGCGCACCACCGACGGCAAGACGGTGATCGACCTGTCCGGCGAGGTGAGCACGGGCAACGAGCAGGGGCTGCTCGGCGTCGCGTTCCACCCCACGGGCCGCTGGGTCTACCTCGACTGGACCGACGCGCGGGGCCACACCCACATCACCGAGTGGGCCTACGACGGCGAGCGCGCCACCGGCAGGCGCGACGTGCTCACGCAGGACCAGCCGTTCGCCAACCACAACGGCGGCCAGCTCGCCTTCGGCCCCGACGGCCACCTCTACATCGCCTTCGGCGACGGCGGCAGCGCGGGCGACCCCGAGGGCAACGGCCAGGACCTGGGCACGCTGCTCGGCAAGATCGTACGCATCGACCCGCGCGGTGACCCGTACGAGATCCCCGAGGACAACCCGTTCGCCGGCCGGCGGGGCGCGCGCGGCGAGATCTGGGCCTACGGCCTGCGCAACCCCTGGCGGTTCAGCTTCGACCGCGGCACCGGCGACCTGTGGATCGGCGACGTCGGCCAGAACGCGTGGGAGGAGGTCGACCACCAGCCCGCGAGCTCCAAGGGCGGCGAGAACTACGGCTGGAACCTGCGCGAGGGCAAGGCGCGCTTCCGCGACGGCCAGGCCCGCGACCTGGTCGAGCCGGTGATCGTCTACCCGCTGAACGAGGGCGGCAACTGCTCGTTGATCGCCGGGTACGTCTACCGCGGCGAGAAGATCCCGTGGCTGAAGGGGCAGTTCCTGTACGGCGACTTCTGCGCCGGATGGGTCAGGGCCGCGCCCGCCGCAGATCCCGCGGACTCGGCCGAGGTGGGGAGGGTGGAGCAGCTGTCGTCGTTCGGGCAGGGCCCCGACGGCGAGCTGTACGCGCTCAGCCTGCAGGGTCCGATCTATCGGATCGAGCCCGCGTGA
- a CDS encoding carboxymuconolactone decarboxylase family protein yields the protein MTEPAMETVDSFGMTAERQFADLWSRTVLTVRERRLLLLGLLVGQGLHEMTDVQLDVALRAGELSDTELREVAVFLTHYAGWARGAKLNDQVESLIERVTRARSDRSDPAG from the coding sequence ATGACAGAACCCGCGATGGAGACCGTCGACTCCTTCGGCATGACCGCCGAGCGTCAGTTCGCCGACCTGTGGTCACGGACGGTGCTGACGGTACGGGAGCGCCGCCTGCTCCTCCTCGGGCTGCTCGTCGGCCAGGGGCTGCACGAGATGACCGACGTCCAGCTCGACGTGGCGCTACGGGCCGGCGAGCTGAGCGACACGGAGCTGCGGGAGGTGGCGGTCTTCCTCACCCACTACGCGGGCTGGGCCAGGGGCGCCAAGCTGAACGACCAGGTGGAGTCGCTGATCGAGCGGGTCACGCGGGCTCGATCCGATAGATCGGACCCTGCAGGCTGA
- a CDS encoding lipoprotein has product MKKTRALIALMVAVLTLSACGQPEFTYVRDKDGTTYFKVPASFTQLDAYPIELYLSGDHPGSQAAVLRAQRVWSTAFDQSADPSVNHLLGSTEPFVYATVHQLTEEQRDAVSLNRLRDFILPVTEEMRTAYLQQAIQSNQPPMFGRFELIKDEVLALDGGAKGVRVRFNYQIGNEIQTFDHTALLDAKGTKVSVMLIGCQSVCYAKRAAEFDKIASSFKLLRLPG; this is encoded by the coding sequence GTGAAAAAGACACGGGCTTTGATCGCGCTCATGGTCGCGGTCCTGACGCTGTCCGCCTGCGGGCAGCCGGAGTTCACCTACGTACGTGACAAGGACGGGACCACCTACTTCAAGGTGCCCGCCTCCTTCACCCAGCTCGACGCCTACCCCATCGAGCTGTACCTGTCGGGCGACCACCCCGGCTCGCAGGCGGCGGTCCTGCGGGCGCAGCGGGTCTGGTCGACGGCCTTCGACCAGTCAGCCGATCCGTCGGTCAATCACCTGCTCGGCTCGACGGAGCCGTTCGTCTACGCCACCGTGCACCAGCTCACCGAGGAGCAACGGGACGCCGTCTCCCTGAACAGGCTGCGGGACTTCATCCTGCCGGTGACGGAGGAGATGCGCACGGCGTATCTGCAGCAGGCCATCCAGTCGAACCAGCCGCCCATGTTCGGCCGCTTCGAGCTGATCAAGGATGAGGTGCTGGCCCTGGACGGCGGCGCGAAGGGAGTTCGCGTCCGCTTCAACTACCAGATCGGCAACGAGATCCAGACCTTCGACCACACCGCCCTGCTCGACGCGAAGGGCACCAAGGTCTCCGTCATGCTCATCGGCTGCCAGTCGGTCTGCTACGCCAAGCGCGCCGCGGAGTTCGACAAGATCGCGAGTTCTTTCAAGCTGCTCCGGCTGCCCGGATGA
- a CDS encoding AAA family ATPase: MTIHHEGLRAPGSGPIDPESVTRKKMQFWDRSKFLIALVLAYLVLTWKVMADHEGIMSFYEGAQQIAIDYQWIFWLLGVEITRQLHFFVSEHWSAYHRFWSQKVFGGFERWTHRRFDDWTRFRLARALKILFFITLIALVLGAVLDVSPFTALLQAPALIWQALPFFLQIVFLFFFVIIQFVGLFWFLSRGGVETYFPDDIKTRFHDVWGQDHVVERVQENIVFLERPDEIERRGGYVPSGLLLWGPPGTGKTLMAEAVAGETGKPYVFVDPGAFTNMFMGIGILKVKSLFRKLRKLALRYGGVIVFFDEADSLGKRGRLAQQGPPGQGGGFAGHSSGFDGCHGMNYMSEATRQLLAFRGGRGEEDEPGRRNRFMMGGGMMNSGDPGTLQALLTELSGLKKPRGFFNRLVRRLLGMRPKPPPKYRILVMMATNRPDALDEALLRPGRIDRIYKVGYPSKAGRVRTYQGYFDKVSHELTAEQVDKLATITPYATGATIKDLVNESLITAIRDGREVITWSDVLRAKRLKQLGPPEDVEYIERERHAVAVHEACHAVVAYVTRFHLEIDIATIEKGADYLGMVASIKPEDQFTRWKSEHEADIMVSLASLAGERMFFGEDNSSGVSGDLYSATYLTAMMESYWGMGSGVTSLPALQELEIMGGKAVRKAGGGGSIGITDREPTRRQQDLTPDVLGERIEFNLVRLLEMTEELLQEHRREVLCLAHALETHKTLNGDDVVAIIRREPGPLLDGSIYASEELYQELEEYHRDAVRAHKEHSRIDRDLPGHQEPVEAVPAAFGAVIVQTGPPGTAPLLQAPPPGSPPVMQAPPPGSPPVMQAPAPGSSAVAQAPASPPAGTPLSMAPPVGPPMPFVQQPPAGSGPPAASGPPAGSGSVAGSDPAAASGASGEQSERPEFVPWAGTAQPPAPAAQPVPVVVGTPATPPPPQRRAAGRIWLVVASLLGLVVLSIIAALAVTGTVAGGNGSGNAASGVASPGLLLLLFVVVVAGIVGAGLAFVAIKGIRKAQAKAEQERDQAHARAQLLAAAMDPDTAMRLLGYDGNGTDRRP, from the coding sequence TTGACCATTCACCATGAAGGGCTGCGCGCCCCCGGCAGCGGGCCCATCGATCCCGAATCCGTGACCAGGAAGAAGATGCAGTTCTGGGACCGGAGCAAGTTCCTCATCGCCCTCGTGCTCGCCTATCTCGTCCTCACCTGGAAGGTGATGGCGGACCACGAGGGCATCATGAGTTTCTACGAGGGCGCGCAGCAGATCGCGATCGACTACCAGTGGATCTTCTGGCTTCTCGGCGTGGAGATCACCAGGCAGCTGCACTTCTTCGTCAGCGAGCACTGGTCGGCCTACCACCGCTTCTGGAGCCAGAAGGTCTTCGGCGGGTTCGAGCGCTGGACGCACCGCCGCTTCGACGACTGGACGCGCTTCCGGCTCGCCCGCGCGCTGAAGATCCTCTTCTTCATCACGCTGATCGCCCTGGTGCTGGGGGCGGTGCTGGACGTCAGCCCGTTCACCGCGCTGCTCCAGGCGCCGGCGCTGATCTGGCAGGCGCTGCCGTTCTTCCTGCAGATCGTCTTCCTGTTCTTCTTCGTCATCATCCAGTTCGTCGGCCTGTTCTGGTTCCTGTCCAGGGGCGGCGTCGAGACGTACTTCCCCGACGACATCAAGACCCGCTTCCACGACGTGTGGGGGCAGGACCACGTGGTCGAGCGCGTCCAGGAGAACATCGTCTTCCTGGAGCGGCCCGACGAGATCGAGCGGCGCGGCGGGTACGTCCCCAGCGGCCTGCTGCTGTGGGGGCCACCCGGGACCGGCAAGACCCTGATGGCCGAGGCCGTGGCCGGTGAGACCGGCAAGCCGTACGTGTTCGTGGATCCGGGCGCGTTCACGAACATGTTCATGGGCATCGGCATCCTCAAGGTCAAGTCGCTGTTCAGGAAGCTGCGCAAGCTGGCGCTCCGGTACGGCGGCGTGATCGTCTTCTTCGACGAGGCCGACTCCCTCGGCAAGCGCGGCAGGCTGGCCCAGCAGGGACCGCCCGGACAGGGCGGCGGCTTCGCCGGGCACTCGTCCGGCTTCGACGGCTGCCACGGCATGAACTACATGTCCGAGGCCACCCGGCAGCTGCTCGCCTTCCGCGGCGGGCGCGGCGAGGAGGACGAGCCGGGCCGCCGCAACCGCTTCATGATGGGCGGCGGCATGATGAACAGCGGCGACCCCGGCACGCTGCAGGCGCTGCTCACCGAGCTGTCCGGGCTCAAGAAGCCGCGCGGGTTCTTCAACCGGCTGGTGCGCCGGCTGCTCGGCATGCGGCCCAAACCGCCGCCCAAGTACCGCATCCTCGTCATGATGGCCACCAACCGGCCCGACGCGCTGGACGAGGCGCTGCTGCGGCCGGGCCGCATCGACCGCATCTACAAGGTCGGCTACCCGTCCAAGGCCGGGCGCGTGCGCACCTACCAGGGCTACTTCGACAAGGTCTCGCACGAGCTGACCGCCGAGCAGGTCGACAAGCTCGCCACCATCACCCCGTACGCGACCGGCGCCACCATCAAGGACCTGGTCAACGAGTCGCTCATCACCGCCATCAGGGACGGGCGCGAGGTCATCACCTGGTCGGACGTGCTGCGCGCCAAGCGGCTCAAGCAGCTCGGCCCGCCCGAGGACGTCGAGTACATCGAGCGCGAGCGGCACGCCGTGGCCGTGCACGAGGCCTGCCACGCCGTCGTCGCGTACGTCACCCGCTTCCACCTCGAGATCGACATCGCCACCATCGAGAAGGGCGCCGACTACCTGGGCATGGTCGCCTCGATCAAGCCCGAGGACCAGTTCACCCGATGGAAGTCCGAGCACGAGGCGGACATCATGGTCTCCCTGGCCTCGCTGGCGGGCGAGCGCATGTTCTTCGGCGAGGACAACTCCTCGGGCGTCTCCGGCGACCTGTACTCGGCGACGTACCTGACGGCGATGATGGAGTCGTACTGGGGCATGGGCTCGGGCGTCACGTCGCTGCCCGCGCTCCAGGAGCTGGAGATCATGGGCGGCAAGGCCGTGCGCAAGGCCGGGGGCGGCGGCTCCATCGGCATCACCGACAGGGAGCCGACCAGGCGGCAGCAGGACCTGACACCCGACGTGCTGGGCGAGCGCATCGAGTTCAACCTGGTGCGGCTGCTGGAGATGACCGAGGAGCTGCTGCAGGAGCACCGCAGGGAGGTGCTCTGCCTGGCGCACGCGCTGGAGACGCACAAGACGCTCAACGGCGACGACGTGGTCGCGATCATCCGCAGGGAGCCGGGGCCGCTGCTCGACGGCAGCATCTACGCCTCCGAGGAGCTCTACCAGGAGCTGGAGGAGTACCACAGGGACGCGGTCAGGGCGCACAAGGAGCACAGCCGGATCGACCGCGACCTGCCCGGGCACCAGGAGCCGGTCGAGGCCGTGCCAGCCGCCTTCGGCGCCGTGATCGTCCAGACCGGCCCGCCCGGGACGGCCCCGCTCCTCCAGGCGCCTCCGCCCGGCTCGCCGCCCGTGATGCAGGCGCCTCCGCCCGGCTCGCCGCCCGTGATGCAGGCGCCCGCGCCGGGTTCGTCGGCGGTGGCGCAGGCGCCCGCATCACCTCCCGCGGGCACGCCGCTGTCCATGGCCCCGCCTGTGGGGCCGCCCATGCCCTTCGTGCAGCAACCGCCCGCAGGCTCGGGCCCGCCTGCCGCCTCGGGTCCGCCAGCCGGGTCGGGTTCGGTGGCCGGGTCGGATCCCGCCGCCGCTTCCGGCGCGTCCGGCGAGCAGTCCGAACGGCCGGAGTTCGTGCCGTGGGCCGGCACCGCCCAGCCGCCGGCGCCGGCGGCGCAGCCGGTGCCCGTCGTCGTGGGCACCCCCGCCACCCCGCCGCCCCCGCAGCGGCGGGCCGCAGGCCGGATCTGGCTGGTCGTCGCCAGCCTGCTCGGGCTCGTGGTGCTGTCGATCATCGCGGCGCTCGCGGTGACGGGTACGGTGGCGGGCGGCAACGGCTCGGGCAACGCGGCGTCCGGCGTGGCCTCGCCGGGGCTGCTGCTCCTGCTGTTCGTGGTGGTCGTCGCGGGCATCGTGGGCGCGGGGCTGGCCTTCGTCGCGATCAAGGGCATCCGCAAGGCGCAGGCCAAGGCGGAGCAGGAACGTGACCAGGCCCACGCCCGCGCCCAGCTCCTGGCCGCGGCCATGGACCCGGACACGGCCATGCGCCTGCTGGGTTACGACGGCAACGGCACGGATCGCCGCCCCTGA
- a CDS encoding TerC family protein, whose translation MHVSAAVWWLTILGIVGLLLFDFFFHVRKSHVPTLREASVWSALYVGIALLFGAGIWIFGGSDPGAEYFAGYVTEKALSVDNLFVFLVIMSSFKVPRADQQKALLFGIVFSLLARSGFILVGAALINIFAWVFYLFGLILLLTAGNLLRPEGEESHSPDNLMVRVARRVLRTSDTYDGDRLFTVQDGRRVMTPMLLVMIAIGGTDILFALDSIPAIFGLTQNVYLVFTATAFSLLGLRQLYFLIDGLLDRLIYLSYGLAFILAFIGVKLVLHALHENNVPFINDGEPVPVAEISTGLSLSVIIGVLAITVIASLASAKGRAQNTVSMVRRHAQQYLDVEHDPELRAELFAKLLAEEEQLRRLPEKFRRQIRDEDKLMALLRRAHEEHDRR comes from the coding sequence GTGCACGTTTCCGCCGCGGTGTGGTGGCTGACGATCCTGGGGATCGTCGGGTTGCTGCTGTTCGACTTCTTCTTCCACGTCCGCAAGTCGCACGTGCCCACGCTGCGCGAGGCGTCGGTCTGGTCGGCCCTGTACGTCGGCATCGCCCTGCTGTTCGGCGCCGGGATCTGGATCTTCGGCGGCTCGGATCCCGGGGCGGAGTACTTCGCCGGTTACGTGACCGAGAAGGCGCTGTCGGTCGACAACCTGTTCGTCTTCCTCGTCATCATGTCGAGCTTCAAGGTGCCGCGCGCCGATCAGCAGAAGGCTCTGCTGTTCGGCATCGTCTTCTCGCTGCTGGCCAGGAGCGGGTTCATCCTGGTCGGGGCGGCGCTGATCAACATTTTCGCCTGGGTGTTCTACCTGTTCGGGCTCATCCTGCTGCTCACGGCGGGCAACCTGCTCAGGCCGGAGGGCGAGGAGAGCCACTCCCCCGACAACCTCATGGTGCGCGTGGCCCGGCGGGTGCTGCGTACCAGTGACACCTACGACGGCGACAGGCTGTTCACCGTCCAGGACGGCAGGCGGGTCATGACGCCGATGTTGCTCGTCATGATCGCCATCGGCGGGACCGACATCCTGTTCGCGCTGGACTCGATCCCGGCCATCTTCGGCCTCACCCAGAACGTCTACCTCGTCTTCACCGCCACCGCCTTCTCCCTGCTGGGGCTGCGGCAGCTCTACTTCCTCATCGACGGGCTGCTGGACCGGCTGATCTACCTCTCCTACGGCCTGGCCTTCATCCTCGCCTTCATCGGCGTGAAGCTGGTCCTGCACGCGCTGCACGAGAACAACGTGCCGTTCATCAACGACGGCGAGCCGGTGCCGGTGGCGGAGATCAGCACGGGGCTGTCCCTGTCGGTGATCATCGGCGTGCTGGCGATCACCGTGATCGCCTCGCTGGCCAGCGCCAAGGGCCGGGCGCAGAACACGGTGTCGATGGTGCGCAGGCACGCCCAGCAGTACCTGGACGTCGAGCACGACCCCGAGCTGCGCGCGGAGCTGTTCGCCAAGCTGCTGGCCGAGGAGGAGCAGCTCAGGCGGCTGCCGGAGAAGTTCAGGCGGCAGATCCGCGACGAGGACAAGCTGATGGCGCTGCTGCGCCGCGCCCACGAGGAACACGACCGCCGATGA
- a CDS encoding NAD(P)/FAD-dependent oxidoreductase, translating to MHVIVIGGGIAGASAAFALARRGAAVTVVDSGEAGQATAASAGIIAPWASAVEGPFYDLYAAGAAYYPEVIGLLAEAGVERTDYRRNGELLVHEDPARLDAAQALVEARARDAGAIVGEVRRIGNDEVRALFPVLAETLEGVFVSGGGRVDGRTMRDALLQGAAHHGARQVRGRARLRPQGTPAVEVGPDLLEADAVLVASGAWANELLEPRGLRLAVEPQRGQISHLRLDGVDTSGWPSVHPLSHHYMVAFDDSRVAVGATRETGSGFDARVTARGQWEVLSDALRIAPGLADATLIETRVGLRPLPSEQVPIAGPLPGEEGLHVVTGFGAAGLTMAPFTGDALARSILDGTTVPELAAFAP from the coding sequence ATGCATGTGATCGTCATCGGCGGCGGGATCGCGGGCGCGAGCGCCGCGTTCGCGCTGGCGCGCAGGGGCGCGGCCGTCACGGTCGTCGACTCGGGCGAGGCCGGGCAGGCCACGGCGGCCAGCGCCGGCATCATCGCGCCGTGGGCCTCCGCCGTGGAGGGCCCCTTCTACGACCTGTACGCGGCGGGCGCCGCCTACTACCCCGAGGTCATCGGGCTGCTGGCGGAGGCGGGCGTGGAGCGTACCGACTACCGCCGCAACGGCGAGCTGCTCGTGCACGAGGACCCGGCGCGGCTGGACGCGGCGCAGGCCCTCGTCGAGGCCCGCGCCCGCGACGCCGGCGCGATCGTCGGCGAGGTGCGGCGCATCGGCAACGACGAGGTACGCGCGCTGTTCCCGGTGCTGGCCGAGACCCTGGAGGGCGTGTTCGTCTCCGGCGGCGGCCGGGTGGACGGGCGCACCATGCGCGACGCGCTGCTCCAGGGCGCGGCGCACCACGGCGCCCGGCAGGTGCGCGGGCGGGCCAGGCTGCGCCCCCAGGGCACGCCGGCGGTGGAGGTGGGCCCGGACCTGCTGGAGGCCGACGCCGTACTCGTGGCCTCGGGTGCGTGGGCCAACGAGCTGCTGGAGCCGCGCGGGCTGCGCCTGGCGGTCGAGCCGCAGCGCGGCCAGATCTCCCACCTGCGCCTCGACGGCGTCGACACCAGCGGCTGGCCGTCGGTGCACCCGCTGTCGCACCACTACATGGTGGCCTTCGACGACTCGCGGGTGGCGGTGGGCGCGACCAGGGAGACGGGCAGCGGGTTCGACGCGAGGGTGACGGCTCGCGGGCAGTGGGAGGTGCTGTCCGACGCGCTGCGGATCGCGCCGGGGCTGGCGGACGCGACGCTCATCGAGACGCGCGTCGGGCTGCGGCCGCTGCCGTCGGAGCAGGTGCCGATCGCCGGGCCGCTGCCGGGGGAGGAAGGGCTGCACGTGGTGACGGGGTTCGGCGCGGCGGGGCTGACGATGGCGCCGTTCACGGGCGACGCGCTGGCCCGCTCGATCCTGGACGGGACGACGGTGCCCGAACTGGCCGCGTTCGCCCCCTGA
- the glnII gene encoding glutamine synthetase gives MSYKAEYIWIDGTEPTALMRSKTKILADGAEPPVWGFDGSSTNQAEGHSSDRVLRPVFVCPDPIRGGDNKLVLCEVEEINGDPHVSNTRALLRPVAEQYAAQESWFGIEQEYTFFKGSRPLGFPEGGFPAPQGHYYCGVGAEAVFGREIVELHLDRCLAAGLAISGINAEVMPGQWEFQVGPAGPLEVSDHMWVARYLLYRTAEEYGVEATLDPKPARGDWNGAGAHTNFSTKAMRESYEAIITACEALGEGDKPMEHVTQYGADIELRLTGHHETAPWNKYSYGVSNRGASVRIPWQVEVDKKGYIEDRRPNANVDPYVVTRLLVNTCCAALEKAGQV, from the coding sequence GTGAGCTACAAGGCTGAGTACATCTGGATCGACGGCACCGAGCCCACGGCTCTGATGCGCTCGAAGACCAAGATCCTTGCCGACGGAGCCGAGCCTCCGGTCTGGGGCTTCGACGGCTCCAGCACCAACCAGGCCGAAGGCCACTCGTCGGACCGCGTGCTCCGCCCCGTGTTCGTCTGCCCGGACCCGATCCGCGGCGGCGACAACAAGCTCGTCCTGTGCGAGGTCGAGGAGATCAACGGCGACCCGCACGTCAGCAACACCCGCGCCCTGCTGCGCCCGGTCGCCGAGCAGTACGCCGCCCAGGAGTCCTGGTTCGGCATCGAGCAGGAGTACACCTTCTTCAAGGGCAGCCGCCCGCTAGGCTTCCCCGAGGGCGGCTTCCCCGCCCCGCAGGGTCACTACTACTGCGGTGTCGGCGCCGAGGCCGTGTTCGGCCGCGAGATCGTCGAGCTGCACCTCGACCGCTGCCTCGCCGCCGGCCTCGCGATCTCCGGCATCAACGCCGAGGTCATGCCCGGCCAGTGGGAGTTCCAGGTCGGCCCGGCGGGCCCGCTCGAGGTCTCCGACCACATGTGGGTCGCCCGCTACCTGCTCTACCGGACCGCCGAGGAGTACGGCGTCGAGGCCACCCTCGACCCCAAGCCCGCCCGCGGCGACTGGAACGGCGCCGGCGCCCACACCAACTTCTCCACCAAGGCCATGCGCGAGAGCTACGAGGCCATCATCACCGCCTGCGAGGCGCTCGGCGAGGGTGACAAGCCGATGGAGCACGTCACCCAGTACGGCGCCGACATCGAGCTGCGCCTCACCGGCCACCACGAGACCGCCCCGTGGAACAAGTACAGCTACGGCGTCTCCAACCGCGGCGCCTCCGTGCGCATCCCGTGGCAGGTCGAGGTGGACAAGAAGGGCTACATCGAGGACCGCCGCCCGAACGCCAACGTGGACCCGTACGTGGTCACCCGCCTGCTGGTGAACACCTGCTGCGCGGCCCTGGAGAAGGCCGGCCAGGTCTGA